The Pyrus communis chromosome 14, drPyrComm1.1, whole genome shotgun sequence sequence TCCATCACGATGACAGTGCATTTGTAGCTCTTACCTACTCAACAACAGGTCATTCCCAACTTATAAATTCTAAAACTTTGgctttaaccttttttttttttttttttttttttttttttttgaaaatcaagaaacttcagattagtaaattaaaattaaccatttttgtttatcttttgttttaaaaatactaattacaattataaaaagtaaataatgtaATTAATAATAGCTTAAATTTGACGTATTGAGTAGagaataaaatttacaaaaagatCAATGTGGCACATAagtcttcaaatttaaatttatattgttTCCAATTGATTGAAACATATATATGGGTACCTTGATATTTATTAATGTATATTTATTATAGCTTATTAGATGTGACAGTTTAAATACCATAATATCTCATGTTTTATTTCTAGACAAAGCCAAAGGACTTTGATTAATGAgggttgattaaaaaaaatgtgatataGGTAGACAAGAGGTACGAAACCCAACCAAAGCTGAAAGGCATGGTAGAggttgattaaaaaaatcatgtgTAATATGTAGATAAATAACATGCTTAATTTGGAGCAGCAttccataaaagaaaaaagaaattagatGATGTACATCACATGTATATGATCCCCGAGGAAACAACCGAAGAAAACACAGCAAAAAAATGATGAGAggtaaaaaaccaaaaaagttaGGTAGCAAACCAAAAATATAGCAAGCTTGCAACAAACTTTAATtaaggaaaaagaagaggaatatTATCATTGATGAAAGATAATGCTAAAATTATAGATAATATTAGTTACTTTACTAATTACATAAGGGGTAAAATTggtattaaaataaaaagataaagtaATTAATAATGAGTGATGTTATTCTCACCCCAATATCTTATCTTTCCACCcactttttaataaattttttaaccacAAATTTGTCCATTTGCAAAAGGACTGATAAGGacattaattatcttgttttgcttaatttatttttttaaaaaaagggtTGGGCGTGGAAGAATATTTGTCTACCTTAAACCCTAACTTATATTTTCATCTCCTTTCATtcaaagaaagtaaaaaaatatcaatggaCTTAGAAGATTACTTTTTCATTGAAAATGTGGAAGATGACGCTTCTACGGAAGAtgtagaagaataatttgtgtGTGGGTCATTTGAATTTGTCATTATCgaattcttttgaatttggatacCTCTGTCGTTTTCATTTGAATTTGGATACGTCTGTCGTTTTCATTTGAATTTGCAGACCTTAGTGGTTTTCATTTacatattatttgtttatatttttcaatatttttcaagagacaattttataatttcatatgtatgtatatatcaaaGGTTATTTTGAGAATAATAGTGGGTGGGGAAATAGCATTTTAATCTTTTAACATTTTAAGATGGGTGAGATTATAACGTGGATGGAAAAATAAGGTAATGTGGTGGGTCTAATATCTCTCATAATGAGTGATGTTATTTCAACAATAAGACAACAATGGAGTTATATAaaagttgttttttattttttttattttatttttttgaacaaaggacattatctacactaagggaaagGAGTGAGCCTAActtcacaatggactagcaataatgtgattcaaattctcctttggcgagaatcgaatcgaAAACTTcccacttataaatgaagaggaataccactagatcataACACTAAGTagcttttatatttttctttaaggGAAAACGATAGCtttattgacaaaaaaactCATCGACACATCTTGATTGAGTATATCCCTAATGCATCCGGAAGTTCTTCAAACAGAACTACTGATCACGACTATATAAGCTAGAATAGGTGAAACGATGGGCCACACCACTACAAGTTCGCGGGATATTTGAAATTATACACCATGAAACCCGGACGCCAACTCCTTTAATATCAGAACGGATAAAACCGAGACTTGAAAAATCCATTTGTACTACCATTGCAAGCTGCCAAAGATACATctataattgtataaaaaaaaatagaaaaaaaaaaatacatctaTAATAAGCAAAAACtgtgtcacttagtactacagtctaatcatattcctcttcacttgtaagtgagagatcttagattcgattctcgctaaagatgaatttaaaccacattattattagctcattgtgaggctaaatccACCTCTGGTGTAGataaatatcatttgttcaaaaaaaataaaaaaccgtgGTTTTAAATTGGTACAGAAGTTAGGTACCCAATCCCGACGATGCAGTGCGATATTAAATTGCTTCTCTATATATCTAATGGTTTGCCCGACCAACATTTTCCAAACTCATCAGCATTTTCATATAACGTTCTTTAGATCGAGTAGTAGCTCAGCTTCTTGCTAAACCAGCTAAAGAAATAGAGTACGAGAAGTAAAGAGTCTGCTACCATATATCATGGGGCGTTGGGTGAAGATTGTGATGATGCCCTGTGGAGAATTCTTGGGGAGAAAATGGAATTTACAGGACGTAGTCATAGCGACTGTCCTTTCATCTATGCACtttctttgtttatttgcaCCCTTTTATTTCACTTGGGGTGCATTTTGGTTGGCCTTTGGACTCCATATGCTAACGGGTTTAGGAGTGACTCTGTCTTTCCATAGAAATCTTGCACACAAAAGTTTCAGGCTTCCGAAATGGCTCGAGTACTTGTTTGCCTACATTGCAGTTCTGTCACTTCAGGTATATTATAAGcttacatatatatgtgtgtgaaaGTCTCATTGTGAGCTAGGTTTTGTTACTTTTTTAGCATCGTTCTGTGTTTAAGTAGTAGTTTTGTGAGCAATGTTTGAGTTTGGGGTGTTGCACATATATATGCAGGGTAGTCCGATAGAATGGGTGAGCTCACACCGTTACCACCACCAGTATACTGATACTCAGAAAGATGTTCATAGCCCCATTCAAGGTTTTTGGTATAGTCACATTGGGTGGATCATCGATAGCAGTTCTCGGTTTGGAAAGGTAACCGCATACACAACTGTAActggatctctctctctctctctcttcccgcTCCCCCTCTCTCCTTTCTACACACAGACATTCGAATACCATCCTATGACTAAATAAATGTTGTTGAACTCTTAAATTAATAATGGAAAATTTGCAGTATGGAGGACTAAAGAACGTCCAAGATCTGAAAAAGCAGGCCTTCTATAGGTTTCTTCATCATACGTATGTTATACATGCAGTTGTTCTACCTGGAAGTTTATTATATGCCTTTGGCGGCCTTCCCTTCTTGGTTTGGGGACTGGTGAGATTAATTGCTTCTTCCCATGTttaacttcttgttttttttctcattaGAGAATGGTTTTGTCGCAAGGCTTTACCACATATAGTTcacttcttattttttttcttcttccttgactAACGAGGGATGGAGATTCAAACTCGGAATCTCGACCCACAAGAGATGTACTAGTAGATGATCTATTTTGCACCACCTATTTTGTACCACAGAGTACTTGGAGGAGCGATTTTAGTGTGAAACTATTCCGTATAAGATTAGACTGATTGGATGGGACCAGTTTAACCATGTTCACTCCCCTTATTTGTTAGTTGTGCCGCATGAATAATGTGGTCCGGCGAGATCATTTTTTTGAGAAATCCcacattggaaaaaaaaaaaaaaaaagcgactTTGCATGTACTTATAAGTAATTTGGGTTACTCACCAaattgctaattaatttagaagGTGGAACCTCATTGTCTTCACAGTTGTTCTAGATGAAGCTTAAATTGCTTTTGTGATTGCAGGGAGTTAGGATAGTAAGTGTTTTGCACGGAACTTTGCTGGTAAATTCGGCTGGCCACATGTGGGGGAAACAAGCATACAACACCGGTGATTTGTCCAGGAACAATTGGTATATATTGTACCTAAATTCCCTCGCTTGGTACTATATATGTATTCTTTGATAAATATCGAAATTAATTACATGTTTATATGTAATTTTAACTGTTTCAGGTGGTTGGCAATGGTTGCACTTGGAGAAGGGTGGCACAACAACCACCATGCCTTTGACTACTCAGCTCGACAAGGTTTGGAATGGTGGCAGATTGACTTAACTTGGTACGTCATCAAAATTCTCGAAGCAATTGGATGGGCAACAGATGTGAAAACTCCAACTGAGTCccagaagaaaagaaaggtgTTCAATGGTGAAATGGTGGCAACAGATGTCAAAGCTAGCTCCAATTAatggctagtttggtattgcaatgttttttttcttttttttattttatttttatttttatttttatttttatttttaagggaTTGTAAAATTAAGTTGTTGactgtttggtaaatttttttcttttttagtaaaagtgcttttaacaaaaaaaaggaaaaaaaaagtgtctgacggtttgataaacttttatataaattgttgtgaatatgttaaatgactaaaaaggatatggtatttaatgtgatataataatattatcaaAGAGAATAATATACAGGCATTGATTGTAATTTTGCAAAATATGTGGGGTTATACTTGCGAtttgaaaaattcattaaatagGCACTGATCACtatgttttaaagaaaaattatttttttttagaagcatgatAGAGTTTGCTTCTGCTTTTCTACTGTCATTGGCATTAGTTTTTTAAGaacgtattttttttttttttttttttttttttttaaaccactAGAATctcaaaccagccctaagtatTAGAagtttaggccatctccaatagAGAAGGCTAGAGgtccaaaagccaaaaaatggCCTGATTTGTCAAAAACCTCATCTTCAACCGATGGCTAAGTTATAGTTCTATGGAGCCCACCATGCtagggtgggttcaaaaaaccgaaaaaaccgAGAACTGAACTGGACAGAGGCTgaaaaaaaccaaactgaaaaCTATCAAACCGAATCGAACCGAATATGGCTGGTTCTATCTCAGTTTTTGAGGTTcagaaaccaaaccaaactgaatcgatatatatgtttaattatttttttataaaaatcataaaaattaaaacaaaaatctctAAAATCCTGGAGGAATGAGGGTTCGAACCCATACGCTCTAGGTTGATATGTTTCATTCAAACCAACTTGGCAACAagttctgttttg is a genomic window containing:
- the LOC137714398 gene encoding palmitoyl-monogalactosyldiacylglycerol delta-7 desaturase, chloroplastic-like, coding for MGRWVKIVMMPCGEFLGRKWNLQDVVIATVLSSMHFLCLFAPFYFTWGAFWLAFGLHMLTGLGVTLSFHRNLAHKSFRLPKWLEYLFAYIAVLSLQGSPIEWVSSHRYHHQYTDTQKDVHSPIQGFWYSHIGWIIDSSSRFGKYGGLKNVQDLKKQAFYRFLHHTYVIHAVVLPGSLLYAFGGLPFLVWGLGVRIVSVLHGTLLVNSAGHMWGKQAYNTGDLSRNNWWLAMVALGEGWHNNHHAFDYSARQGLEWWQIDLTWYVIKILEAIGWATDVKTPTESQKKRKVFNGEMVATDVKASSN